Proteins encoded together in one Ogataea parapolymorpha DL-1 chromosome III, whole genome shotgun sequence window:
- a CDS encoding Asparagine--tRNA ligase, cytoplasmic yields the protein MEVFVNEKIGADDAGAVGTKEKPFKTPAYALFKVPEAKLIVAKETEQGEEYVDISPSALKKAKKGAESLKKKEEKARKQAEEAAAKDAEENAKMLEAMKITIVEDKSLPPAKKIKIMSIGKHIEERVKVQGWIHRLRLQKGLAFIVLRDGTGYVQCVLSGDLANAYQTLSLTIESTLSIYGTIRKLPEGKSAPGGVELAVDYYEVVGLAPSGKESFTNKIQEGTDPSILMDQRHLTLRGETLSAVMKVRAALLAAIRRVYIEESVTEVTPPCMVQTQVEGGSTLFKMDYYGEEAFLTQSSQLYLETCLPALGDVYCIQESFRAEKSHTRRHLSEYTHIEAELAFVTFDDLLSHIERVITKTVQYVLEDPTAGPLVKQLNPGFVAPQLPFKRMQYIEALDWLNENGIPNEDGEKFKFGDDIAEAAERKMTDTIGVPILLTRFPVEIKSFYMKKCVDDPRVTESVDVLMPTVGEITGGSMRIEDTQELLEGFKREGIDAKSYYWFVDQRIYGTCPHGGYGLGTERILAWLCNRFTVRDCSLYPRFTGRCKP from the coding sequence ATGGAGGTGTTCGTTAACGAAAAGATAGGAGCCGACGACGCTGGCGCGGTCGGCACCAAGGAGAAGCCATTTAAAACCCCGGCCTATGCCCTGTTCAAGGTGCCTGAAGCCAAATTGATTGTCGCCAAAGAAACTGAACAAGGTGAAGAATACGTTGACATCTCACCTTCTGCTTTGAAGAAGGCTAAAAAAGGAGCTGAgtctctgaagaaaaaagaggagaAGGCTCGCAAGCAAGCTGAAGAGGCTGCTGCTAAGGATGCAGAGGAAAATGCCAAAATGTTGGAGGCCATGAAGATTACTATTGTTGAAGATAAATCTCTTCCGCcagccaagaaaatcaaaatcatgTCCATTGGAAAACACATCGAGGAGAGAGTTAAGGTCCAAGGATGGATCCACCGTTTGCGTCTGCAGAAGGGACTTGCCTTTATTGTCTTGAGAGACGGTACTGGTTATGTTCAGTGTGTTTTGAGCGGAGACCTGGCTAACGCATACCAGACCCTGTCTCTCACCATTGAGTCCACTTTATCCATCTACGGTACGATCAGAAAGCTTCCTGAGGGTAAGTCTGCTCCCGGTGGAGTGGAGTTAGCCGTGGATTACTACGAAGTGGTTGGCTTGGCTCCATCTGGCAAAGAAtcgttcaccaacaagaTCCAAGAAGGAACCGATCCATCGATCTTGATGGACCAAAGACATCTTACGCTCAGAGGAGAAACCTTGTCTGCCGTGATGAAGGTCCgtgctgctcttcttgCCGCTATTAGAAGAGTTTACATTGAAGAATCGGTCACTGAGGTGACTCCTCCTTGCATGGTGCAAACCCAGGTTGAAGGTGGATCAACATTATTCAAAATGGACTACTACGGCGAGGAGGCTTTCCTGACGCAATCCTCTCAGCTGTATTTGGAGACCTGTCTTCCTGCTTTGGGAGACGTCTACTGTATCCAGGAGTCTTTCCGTGCTGAGAAGTCGCACACCAGAAGACATTTGAGTGAGTACACACATATTGAAGCCGAGCTGGCCTTTGTGACGTTTGACGACTTGTTGAGTCACATCGAAAGAGTCATCACCAAGACCGTTCAATATGTGCTGGAAGACCCTACTGCCGGTCCTCTCGTGAAGCAGCTGAACCCAGGATTTGTGGCTCCGCAATTGCCTTTCAAGCGTATGCAGTACATTGAGGCCCTGGATTGGTTGAACGAGAACGGCATTCCAAACGAGGACGGTGAGAAATTCAAGTTTGGAGACGATATTGCCGAAGCTGCAGAGCGTAAGATGACCGACACCATCGGTGTCCCTATTTTGCTTACCAGATTCCCTGTTGAGATCAAGTCTTTCTACATGAAGAAATGCGTCGACGATCCAAGAGTCACCGAGTCTGTTGATGTACTGATGCCTACTGTTGGTGAGATCACAGGTGGCTCAATGAGAATTGAAGACACTCAAGAACTGCTTGAGGGCTTCAAGAGGGAGGGTATCGATGCCAAGAGCTACTACTGGTTTGTGGACCAAAGAATCTATGGCACTTGTCCTCATGGAGGCTACGGTCTGGGTACTGAGAGAATCCTTGCTTGGTTATGCAACCGTTTCACCGTGAGAGACTGCTCGTTGTACCCACGGTTCACTGGCAGATGTAAACCTTGA
- a CDS encoding Protoplast secreted protein 2: protein MTKKVAIIIYSLYHHVSTLAESVKVGLEAGGVGAKIFQVPETLPESVLEKMHAPPKKSYEEATVSTLQEYDAFMFGIPTRYGNFPAQFKSFIDQTGGLWASGALYHKPFGVFVSTGTGGGNEMTVVNSLSTWVHHGMIYVPLGYAKVFSLMTDLSQVRGGSPWGAGTIAGADGSRQVTPLELEIAKAQGTEFAKVALKF from the exons ATGACTAAGAAAGTGGCA ATCATCATTTACTCATTATACCATCACGTGTCCACCCTTGCGGAATCGGTCAAAGTAGGACTTGAAGCAGGAGGTGTCGGAGCCAAGATTTTccaagttccagaaacactACCAGAGAGcgttttggagaagatgcATgctcctccaaagaagTCTTACGAAGAGGCTACAGTGTCCACGTTGCAGGAATACGACGCATTTATGTTTGGTATTCCAACTAGATACGGTAACTTCCCTGCGCAATTCAAGAGTTTCATTGACCAGACCGGAGGCTTATGGGCTTCTGGTGCACTTTACCACAAACCATTTGGCGTTTTCGTTTCCACAGGCACCGGCGGTGGAAATGAGATGACCGTTGTCAACTCTTTGTCTACATGGGTCCACCACGGTATGATCTATGTGCCATTGGGCTACGCTAAGGTGTTCTCATTGATGACAGACCTGAGCCAGGTTCGTGGCGGTTCTCCTTGGGGAGCAGGCACTATTGCTGGTGCCGATGGCTCAAGACAGGTGACACCACTTGAGCTTGAAATTGCCAAAGCACAAGGTACAGAGTTTGCCAAGGTTGCGCTCAAGTTCTAG
- a CDS encoding Nucleolar GTPase/ATPase encodes MEEQVGPKTVSDPTNMKSSFYSSFTASNPMRRSSSQYMNDLGSESHPERATEQYWRSLIADSVYFEGHDSLFGHIIAMVYQNKTTKKLSCMLLSVHGQTIVDSMSLSRHSKYYPAVENLSKDCRKSNVRRALAVAILRTYAKLDPKTKSLMMKKAQIKPDYDWDETNAGKIASEMKLIDKRTPKEVGELLLKLGFAQQRKQRTSYVVDVLYANTENLEDSDKNNELAFLLGEQLDHLFDPLTEYSPEPTEKAYKPPVDAPQLDDSDDILVKSICNELVKVQTNFTVSLVQFLQKFLIPLRVDVLEGNIPGYTTAKLNQVFPPTIDEVTRINCIYLDILKSALPYGSFELLKASGTTIPYFYKAHMRHEAATKTFATQLDAFMIDMKKIGYDKLTFDQKTIQSIMHASLNLPKLQLILDRLMTTKKWPQDLQSEVDGYYQSCLNTIIAFGSDILKPYNHRIFTPTGKILTELASGWPAELQYGWLTRRVVAIFDVKNVLKHSVKNNAVMIIFSDHVVILEIVDDLYYYDLFEAEVHVHKPSIADVLMHSLVNEVPFASLPKMKVERWSGINDTEAQFYNYDGKAYVQLFDDKAFDVYEVSKYTGSHVIEVLNKAKILNKSQPFHLFRAADATQTLYYTAHELETYKSEETKSPFAVFLNMTFDESYLKKYSLFGFVTLNFSSNKILIEGASCCENYVRYEVPYGELSIKLLGKIFDMLDFQLTYANPMINLKLYDRSSEMYSKAALMINSSQESQRKELANIKKAHKLFMETKKPVEGPQVLKPRSGTLDLLNNNRVSSTKITKLKDKSVPFYKRMFGAKKGSMVRNIRAPGKTPEVEPVPVLKNEESMPESPTMSSMVAANEYYFPTRQNSILRIGQRQSSPISSIHHNSDKSTIRQISVAESDNLVDGFGLNIDKVRPETLRRKSNKETVHDDKPQTTFRWEEVQSNKDFKGSSAQDALKDKLERYFSEARKRREQHENNLKEYGVSLVMDAQEAPLGTKGLLFSPSVAAKLNKFGDNEKGDNWTVANNDDNSTWESDKSNDSIVGRVASFVKRPVSNKGRYKHPLVALRDTKTEKQVPKVPKTSEVKEANLEPPTAVKSKSTPAALEAKRPSVRVVTPLQAAHEKFKDQPPIPETAEEPDLFQDIDLSSTFDMSLPDLTDDMELFDSPHTGKSDTEDEKFFTPREVPAAVFEEQNTTLTEQSTTEVDKTSLCSALEEVQDNTVGKVLVNMWNEKRYMSNSSLYTGILNDESYAYLAPLLAGNITMDGSVSAGKEQPIDYDAIIARGLKESSLRYLAGLLGE; translated from the coding sequence ATGGAAGAACAAGTCGGCCCGAAAACGGTGTCTGATCCAACAAACATGAAGTCGTCGTTCTACTCGTCGTTTACAGCATCGAACCCGATgagaagaagcagcagTCAGTACATGAACGACTTGGGGTCAGAGTCGCACCCTGAACGGGCTACCGAGCAGTACTGGCGCTCGTTAATTGCAGATTCGGTCTATTTTGAAGGGCATGATTCTCTTTTTGGCCACATAATAGCAATGGTCTACCAGAACAAGACGACCAAGAAGCTCAGCTGCATGCTTCTCAGTGTACATGGACAGACTATTGTGGATTCCATGTCCTTGAGCAGACATTCCAAGTACTATCCCGCAGTTGAAAATCTCAGCAAGGACTGTCGCAAAAGCAACGTGAGAAGAGCATTAGCTGTGGCTATACTGCGAACGTACGCCAAACTGGACCCGAAAACAAAATCTCTCATGATGAAGAAAGCCCAAATAAAACCAGATTATGACTGGGATGAGACGAACGCAGGAAAAATTGCCTCGGAAATGAAACTTATCGACAAGAGGACTCCTAAAGAGGTTGGCGAACTTCTATTGAAGCTAGGATTTGCACAGCAGCGCAAGCAAAGAACGTCTTATGTTGTGGATGTCCTCTACGCCAATACCGAAAATCTGGAAGACTCTGACAAAAACAACGAGCTCGCGTTTTTGTTAGGGGAGCAACTGGACCACTTGTTCGATCCGTTGACCGAATATTCTCCTGAACCGACAGAAAAAGCGTATAAACCTCCTGTTGATGCACCACAACTTGATGATTCAGATGATATACTTGTTAAAAGTATTTGCAATGAGCTAGTCAAAGTGCAAACTAATTTCACGGTCTCTTTGGTGCAATTTTTACAGAAATTCCTTATTCCTTTAAGGGTGGATGTGCTGGAGGGGAACATACCAGGATATACGACTGCGAAACTTAATCAAGTATTTCCACCAACCATCGATGAGGTGACCAGAATCAATTGTATATATCTAGACATCTTGAAATCGGCTCTTCCTTATGGAAGTTTTGAGTTACTCAAAGCCAGTGGTACTACAATCCCCTACTTTTACAAAGCGCACATGCGACATGAGGCCGCCACAAAAACATTCGCTACTCAATTGGATGCCTTCATGATTGatatgaaaaaaatcggCTACGACAAGCTTACCTTCGATCAAAAGACTATTCAGTCAATCATGCATGCCTCTTTAAATCTACCAAAATTGCAATTGATTTTGGATAGACTCATGACAACTAAGAAGTGGCCTCAAGATTTACAGTCCGAGGTCGATGGGTACTACCAGTCATGCTTGAATACAATCATAGCGTTTGGCAGCGACATTCTCAAGCCTTACAATCACAGAATTTTCACCCCTACAGGTAAAATTCTTACGGAATTAGCCAGTGGCTGGCCAGCCGAACTTCAGTATGGCTGGTTGACCAGACGAGTGGTCGCAATTTTTGATGTCAAAAATGTGCTAAAACATTCAGTGAAGAACAATGCTGTGATGATTATATTCAGTGATCATGttgtgattttggaaattgTGGACGACTTGTACTATTATGACCTTTTTGAGGCTGAAGTCCATGTTCACAAGCCATCTATTGCCGATGTATTAATGCACTCATTGGTCAACGAGGTTCCATTTGccagcttgccaaaaatgAAAGTCGAAAGATGGTCCGGCATAAATGATACCGAAGCTCAATTCTACAATTACGACGGAAAAGCATacgtccagctcttcgaTGATAAGGCCTTTGATGTTTATGAAGTCAGCAAATATACAGGCTCCCACGTCATCGAGGTTCTCAACAAAGCAaagattctcaacaagTCGCAGCCATTTCATCTATTTCGCGCGGCAGATGCTACGCAAACACTATACTATACCGCTCATGAATTAGAAACTTACAAGTCCGAAGAAACCAAGTCGCCTTTCGCTGTGTTTTTGAATATGACATTTGATGAAAGctatttgaagaaataCTCCCTATTTGGATTTGTCACGCTTAACTTCTCGTCCAATAAAATACTCATCGAGGGTGCCAGCTGCTGCGAAAATTATGTGAGGTATGAAGTTCCATATGGCGAGCTGTCAATCAAACTATTAGGTAAAATCTTTGATATGCTCGATTTCCAATTGACGTACGCTAATCCAATGATCAACCTCAAGCTTTATGATAGATCAAGCGAGATGTATTCTAAGGCTGCACTTATGATAAATAGCAGTCAAGAGAGCCAGCGAAAAGAGCTTGCAAACATAAAGAAGGCACACAAACTGTTCATGGAAACTAAAAAGCCTGTAGAAGGACCCCAAGTCCTCAAACCAAGATCGGGCACTTTGGACCTGCTGAATAATAACAGAGTGAGCTCCACTAAAATAACAAAATTGAAAGACAAGTCGGTGCCCTTTTACAAGCGTATGTTTGGCGCGAAAAAAGGATCGATGGTTCGCAATATCAGGGCTCCTGGCAAGACACCAGAGGTTGAACCAGTTCCAGTGCTCAAAAACGAAGAGTCAATGCCAGAGTCTCCAACAATGTCCAGTATGGTGGCAGCTAATGAATATTATTTCCCAACAAGACAGAATAGCATACTTAGAATTGGGCAGCGCCAAAGCTCGCCAATCTCAAGTATCCACCATAATTCTGATAAATCCACAATTCGTCAAATCTCTGTTGCAGAGTCGGACAATCTGGTTGATGGATTTGGATTAAATATTGACAAAGTGAGACCCGAGACATTGAGGAGGAAAAGTAATAAAGAGACAGTGCACGACGACAAACCGCAAACAACGTTCCGTTGGGAGGAGGTACAATCTAACAAGGATTTCAAAGGCTCCTCAGCCCAAGATGCTTTGAAagacaagctggagagGTACTTTAGCGAAGCCAGGAAAAGAAGGGAGCAGCACGAAAATAATCTAAAAGAGTATGGTGTCAGCTTGGTAATGGATGCTCAAGAGGCTCCTCTTGGTACTAAGGGCCTCCTATTCTCACCTAGTGTTGCAGCCAAGCTGAATAAATTCGGCGACAATGAAAAAGGCGATAATTGGACAGTTGCcaacaacgacgacaaTTCCACTTGGGAAAGCGATAAAAGTAACGACTCGATTGTCGGCAGAGTCGCAAGCTTTGTAAAACGGCCTGTGAGCAACAAAGGTCGCTACAAACATCCTTTAGTGGCGCTAAGAGATACGAAGACGGAGAAACAGGTACCAAAGGTACCAAAGACTTCCGAAGTGAAAGAAGCAAATCTAGAACCTCCTACTGCCGTGAAATCAAAAAGTACACCAGCTGCTTTGGAAGCTAAGAGACCAAGTGTGCGCGTCGTCACTCCACTACAAGCGGCacatgaaaaatttaaagACCAGCCTCCgattccagaaacagccGAGGAGCCAGATCTATTCCAAGATATTGACTTATCCAGTACGTTTGACATGTCACTTCCTGATCTGACGGATGACATGGAACTATTCGATTCCCCGCATACCGGCAAGTCTGACACAGAAGACGAGAAATTCTTCACCCCGAGGGAAGTCCCGGCAGCCGTCTTTGAGGAGCAAAATACTACACTTACTGAGCAGAGCACCACCGAGGTTGACAAGACATCGTTATGTTCTGCTCTCGAGGAAGTGCAGGATAATACTGTGGGCAAAGTGCTAGTCAATATGTGGAACGAGAAGCGCTATATGTCGAACTCGTCTCTTTACACGGGTATCTTGAACGATGAGTCCTATGCGTACCTGGCTCCTCTTCTTGCGGGCAACATTACGATGGATGGAAGTGTGTCAGCAGGAAAGGAGCAGCCCATAGATTATGATGCCATAATAGCACGCGGCCTCAAAGAAAGTTCCTTGAGGTATCTGGCAGGGCTTTTGGGTGAATAG
- a CDS encoding Arginine N-methyltransferase 2, whose amino-acid sequence MSELHELCQLKRPITKGHLEKLKEYLAAGIPATYTLEEVDQFERGVDEELPSTTTPLHLICENVSHDFTPEEEEIVISMIDELFLNGAGWCLINAKNETPGCVLERRGFHGSKYWEQIVSAGVRAEVLLRHMESNIEFIEEDEVADYDKEPAKQEQQEGKEKEHDPAGDSDTFLKTKLKYTDDALLTDRKDGVMMQWEEKLMKAGCESLFKSVEDPNNVVVLNIGFGMGIIDSMIQNKNPTKHYICEAHPDVLDKMQRDGWMDKNNVVVLKGKWQDTLPPLLNEGVFFDGIYFDTFSEQYSDMLELYDLLVGLLKPEGTFSFFNGLGADRLVCYEVYKRVVELDLENYGLKTEFTEIEVPKTTNPDAKDSVWADIYRPYWTCPVYYHPEAKFM is encoded by the coding sequence ATGTCTGAACTGCATGAACTTTGCCAGCTCAAAAGACCAATAACAAAAGGCCATCTCGAGAAACTCAAAGAGTACCtggctgctggaattcCGGCCACATATACGCTTGAGGAGGTGGATCAGTTTGAGAGGGGAGTTGATGAGGAGCTTCCGTCTACCACTACTCCATTACATCTAATCTGTGAAAATGTCTCGCACGATTTTACGCctgaagaggaggaaatTGTGATTTCGATGATTGatgagctctttttgaaTGGGGCTGGCTGGTGTTTAATCAATGCGAAAAACGAGACACCAGGTTGTGTATTGGAAAGACGAGGCTTTCATGGATCGAAATATTGGGAGCAGATAGTTTCTGCTGGTGTTCGTGCTGAAGTGCTTCTTCGACACATGGAATCCAATATTGAGTTTATTGAGGAAGACGAAGTGGCCGATTACGATAAAGAGCCGGCAAAGCAAGAACAACAGGAGGGAAAAGAAAAGGAACACGATCCTGCTGGAGACAGTGACACATTTTTAAAGACCAAGTTAAAGTACACTGACGACGCATTGCTAACTGATAGAAAAGACGGAGTGATGATGCAATGGGAAGAGAAATTGATGAAGGCCGGGTGTGAGTCCTTGTTTAAAAGCGTTGAGGACCCAAACAACGTGGTGGTTCTAAATATTGGATTTGGTATGGGAATAATAGACAGCATgatccaaaacaaaaatCCAACTAAACACTACATTTGTGAGGCTCATCCTGATGTGCTTGACAAAATGCAAAGAGATGGCTGGATGGACAAGAATAATGTGGTGGTGTTAAAAGGCAAATGGCAGGACACTCTGCCACCACTCCTGAACGAGGGAGTGTTTTTCGATGGGATTTATTTTGATACATTCAGCGAGCAGTACTCTGACATGCTGGAGCTGTACGACCTTCTTGTGGGATTGCTGAAGCCAGAAGGCacattttctttctttAATGGCTTGGGAGCAGACAGATTGGTGTGCTACGAAGTCTATAAGCGTGTTGTggagctggatttggaaaactATGGACTCAAGACGGAATTTACTGAGATTGAGGTGCCGAAAACCACCAATCCAGACGCAAAGGATAGCGTTTGGGCAGACATCTACCGCCCGTATTGGACGTGTCCTGTGTACTATCATCCCGAGGCGAAGTTTATGTAG
- a CDS encoding Golgin IMH1, translating to MFSKISQIGKNLTDEISRINDEVNSNRKQGSASPNPGIDPSTASRILSTQTPEPDSMTQPKEMSTPEPTNEANTISITVPGTNIKYMDLPPEIRSRMRKFIKYDEKYPILFEAYKAEKRKTVVIQAFEAMLRELTPCSSIGEIDAVRDYIGGLKSKTAFLESELRQAVAKEAESKRNLEELERLRSESRTPDNRELEALKTQLEELREQLADAQAKESQQREAFDQEKANFDKLLSEKEHLIEDKEKRLGGVQSEKEKLESQVAELQKSLESSSRLTQLFKEKVAALNEELKSQKENDNSNDNSKPNEGPKKGKKKKKGQAAKSPNSDAELIELRHQVEVLEAKAGEAERFEKEAADLVKQVKSQKDEIENQRDMLRDVGDSLVTAKDELKKSQEQYREKTEELERVKAELESVKADLEVLRIQNSDAVKDYERAKSSLEKKLASLEENQTKGSGGETSSKDAVIESLKKQIEDLKLGFEKNFKDVGEENGQLQKRISSLNKEKAALEKQISELAALKEREVQLKLDLSSAQSSLTRKDRLLDEKESRLKYLEEEKNKLNDSVIELKVQVSELKTRMNSDLEAKNAALTKNETLRKDYNELMLRLNKVSTENNKLMKNYEEIKDRYEDLQNSKMSSSDEVKTIKRRCEELSMRNREYENRMEVLQEELSEARSMLQERTREAGTIRKLLMETEDSQNTKLKELNARLEKLAEEKEALERESTLTLKKKQRELEDLKSNLESMRDELDVLRRDKTSVEAKLLEQESALRDVENSEKQHEENTSERDYKLLESLRQTLQQSEAQIRDLETMNSKLRKANEETSQKLMRLNKKYKLLSQQYRTTRDRRESVASVESDKSSPVMSRSTSVGDLASESQPDAKEKMEYVKNVILGFLEHKEQRGILLPVIKTLLYLNDSDEKRLLSSLP from the coding sequence ATGTTTTCCAAGATCTCGCAGATCGGCAAGAATCTGACCGACGAGATTTCGCGGATCAATGACGAGGTGAATAGTAACCGAAAACAAGGCTCGGCCTCACCCAATCCCGGAATTGATCCATCGACGGCAAGCAGGATCTTATCCACACAGACTCCCGAGCCGGACAGCATGACACAGCCCAAGGAAATGAGCACTCCAGAGCCAACTAACGAGGCTAACACTATCAGCATTACTGTTCCGGGCACAAATATCAAGTACATGGATCTGCCCCCGGAAATACGAAGCCGAATGCGCAAATTTATAAAGTACGATGAGAAGTATCCCATTCTGTTCGAGGCCTACAAGGCTGAAAAGCGCAAGACCGTTGTGATACAGGCGTTTGAGGCTATGTTACGAGAATTGACTCCATGTTCCAGTATTGGCGAGATTGATGCGGTGCGCGACTATATTGGAGGCTTGAAATCGAAGACAGCTTTTTTAGAGTCTGAGCTGCGGCAGGCTGTGGCCAAGGAAGCGGAAAGTAAGCGAAAtctcgaggagctggagcgtTTGCGCAGCGAATCCAGGACTCCAGACAATCGAGAGTTGGAAGCATTGAAGACacagctggaagagctgcgGGAGCAATTGGCCGATGCGCAGGCCAAGGAGAGCCAACAGAGGGAGGCATTTGAccaagaaaaagccaatTTCGATAAGCTTTTGAGCGAAAAAGAGCATCTGATAGAGGACAAGGAAAAGCGTCTGGGTGGCGTTCAAtcagagaaggagaagttggagTCTCAGGTTGcagagctgcaaaaatCGCTCGAATCGAGTAGCAGGCTCACACAGTtgttcaaagaaaaagttgCAGCGCTaaacgaggagctcaaatcccagaaggagaacgaCAACTCGAACGACAACTCGAAACCCAACGAAGGGCCCAAGAAAGGtaaaaagaagaagaagggaCAGGCAGCTAAGAGTCCGAACAGTGATGCCGAGCTTATTGAGCTTCGTCACCAGGTTgaggttttggaggcaaaAGCCGGCGAGGCCGAGCGCTTCGAGAAGGAGGCTGCTGATCTGGTAAAACAGGTCaagtctcaaaaagatgagATTGAAAACCAGCGCGATATGTTGCGAGACGTGGGTGACTCTCTGGTGACGGCCAAGgatgagctcaaaaaaTCGCAAGAACAGTACCGAGAGAAGacagaggagctggagagGGTGAAGGCCGAGCTGGAATCCGTGAAGGCTGATTTGGAGGTGTTGCGCATACAGAACTCTGATGCAGTAAAGGACTATGAGCGGGCAAAATCgtcgctggaaaagaagTTGGCCTCGTTGGAAGAAAACCAGACGAAGGGCAGTGGCGGTGAGACTAGCTCGAAAGACGCGGTCATTGAGAGTCTTAAGAAGCAGATTGAAGACCTCAAACTTGGATTCGAGAAAAATTTCAAGGATGTCGGCGAGGAAAATGGACAGTTACAAAAACGGATCAGCAGTCTGAATAAGGAGAAAgctgctttggagaaacaaaTCAGCGAGCTTGCTGCGCTGAAAGAGCGGGAAGTACAGCTAAAGCTGGACTTGTCGAGTGCTCAGTCGTCGCTCACGCGCAAGGATCGACTTTTGGACGAAAAGGAAAGTCGTCTTAAGTAtttggaagaagagaaaaataagCTGAATGACAGCGTGATAGAGCTCAAAGTGCAAGTGAGCGAGCTAAAGACAAGGATGAATTCTGACTTAGAAGCGAAGAACGCCGCACTAACAAAGAATGAGACGTTGCGCAAAGATTACAACGAGCTTATGCTCCGTCTCAACAAAGTGAGCACCGagaacaacaagctgatgAAGAATTACGAAGAAATTAAGGACCGTTACGAGGACCTGCAAAATTCGAAAATGAGCTCCTCTGATGAGGTCAAGACCATCAAACGGCGATGCGAGGAGCTCTCGATGCGCAATAGAGAGTACGAGAACCGGATGGAGGTGCTGCAGGAAGAGCTTTCAGAGGCTCGTTCAATGTTACAGGAGCGCACTCGTGAAGCTGGAACTATTCGGAAATTACTTATGGAGACCGAAGACTCGCAGAATACTAAActgaaggagctgaatGCCAGActggaaaagctggctgaggaaaaagaggcgCTGGAGCGCGAGTCGACGTTgactttgaagaagaagcagcGCGAGCTTGAAGATCTCAAGAGCAATTTGGAAAGCATGCgggacgagctggacgttCTTCGTCGCGACAAGACCTCGGTGGAGGCCaagcttttggagcaaGAGAGTGCTCTTCGTGACGTAGAGAACAGCGAGAAGCAGCACGAGGAAAACACATCTGAGCGCGACTACAAGCTGTTGGAGTCGCTTCGCCAGACTCTGCAACAAAGCGAGGCCCAGATCCGGGACCTCGAGACGATGAATAGCAAGCTACGCAAGGCTAACGAGGAGACGTCGCAGAAACTGATGCGtttgaacaaaaaatacaagctGCTCTCGCAACAGTACCGAACGaccagagacagaagagAGTCTGTGGCGAGCGTTGAGTCAGACAAGTCGTCGCCTGTTATgagccgatcgacgagcGTTGGCGACCTTGCATCAGAAAGCCAACCGGACGCgaaggagaaaatggagTACGTCAAGAACGTGATTTTAGGATTTCTTGAACATAAGGAGCAGCGGGGGATTCTTCTTCCGGTGATCAAGACTCTGCTCTATCTAAATGACAGCGACGAAAAACGGCTTCTGAGTTCGCTTCCTTGA